A DNA window from Rhipicephalus sanguineus isolate Rsan-2018 chromosome 8, BIME_Rsan_1.4, whole genome shotgun sequence contains the following coding sequences:
- the LOC119403392 gene encoding putative nuclease HARBI1, which translates to MADVPSLDCFLEFAFHVRDVSDELASESDATNCVPRHWLRDRLNPLEEYSDTEFLSRFRFTKSTVASLLTSLPLKSSTDNRGQPVPPTLELLIALRFYGAGTFQVVSGDLVNVSQSTVSRVVGRMSRLIASSLFPTVVKFPQTSEECKEAMRKFYEIGGFPGVAGCIDCTHIRIKSPGGPNAEVYRNRKGYFSINVQAITGPQLQFLDVVIGWPGSVHDSRIFDDSRARVLFETERLPGVLLGDAGYACTSFLMTPFSKPGPSNSPEARYQAAHKRTRNTVERAFGIWKRRFPCLHMELQNRLDNTLLIITACAALHNVACMRNEPCPPIISFPATQRPQQPQRHLPLLTPVDTLSGSRARARLTARCFS; encoded by the exons ATGGCAGACGTACCGTCACTTGACTGCTTTTTGGAATTCGCTTTTCATGTTCGTGATGTTTCCGACGAACTTGCAAGCGAGTCAGATGCCACAAATTGTGTGCCTAGGCACTGGTTAAGGGATCGCTTGAACCCTTTAGAAGAGTACAGTGACACGGAGTTTCTCTCAAGGTTTCGCTTTACGAAGAGCACCGTAGCAAGTCTCCTGACATCTCTTCCGCTCAAGTCGAGCACGGACAACCGCGGTCAGCCAGTGCCTCCCACATTGGAGCTTCTCATTGCGTTGCGCTTTTACGGCGCAGGTACATTCCAAGTCGTCTCTGGAGATTTGGTAAATGTGTCACAGTCCACAGTCAGCCGTGTTGTAGGGCGTATGTCACGGCTCATTGCAAGCTCCCTCTTTCCTACTGTTGTGAAGTTTCCTCAGACTTCTGAAGAATGCAAGGAAGCCATGAGAAAATTCTACGAAATCGGAGGATTTCCAGGCGTTGCAGGGTGCATCGATTGTACTCATATTCGCATAAAGAGCCCCGGCGGACCAAATGCAGAGGTCTACAGGAATCGGAAAGGCTACTTCTCGATCAACGTGCAG GCCATCACTGGGCCCCAGCTTCAATTTCTGGATGTTGTGATCGGCTGGCCGGGATCTGTGCACGACAGTAGAATTTTTGACGACAGTCGAGCAAGAGTCCTGTTCGAGACCGAAAGGCTACCTGGTGTACTGCTTGGCGATGCAGGATATGCTTGCACATCATTCTTGATGACGCCGTTCTCCAAACCAGGACCATCAAACAGCCCCGAGGCCCG GTACCAAGCTGCCCACAAACGAACACGGAACACAGTAGAGCGAGCGTTCGGTATATGGAAGCGACGTTTTCCGTGTCTTCACATGGAGCTTCAGAACCGGCTTGACAACACGCTGCTTATAATCACAGCGTGCGCTGCTCTCCACAATGTAGCCTGCATGCGTAACGAGCCATGCCCTCCCATCATATCGTTTCCAGCTACACAACGGCCACAGCAGCCGCAGCGGCATCTGCCCCTGCTGACTCCCGTCGATACCTTAAGCGGCAGCAGAGCACGTGCTCGCCTTACCGCGAGGTGCTTTTCGTAA
- the LOC119403393 gene encoding myb/SANT-like DNA-binding domain-containing protein 3 — MKVSDKGTANKEHSARFVYSEEERELLRSLVQKYARVIENRRTNSTSVEAKNIAWRNLCADYNSQPHIRPREEKQLRKLWDNLKNRWKKKDSQEKRDIHATGGGPRTCSPMSPSLALVGAVASHMTTRLPNPFDSDGEHRNQPVLTLPPVAIFESMVNQRQDNSAASLGTPPCDRPLSSVPSLASSARPASPTVSVEPAASGGVTAEPYELEEEPMVPPAASVTKRASRSGSRMSAVERMLAPESEARIVLLQNDEDRKQEKHKLEMRLLRGQRMEQIRQRRYQEKKKQA, encoded by the exons ATGAAAGTAAGCGATAAAGGCACCGCTAACAAGGAACACTCAGCGCGCTTTGTGTACTCAGAGGAGGAGCGAGAGCTCCTGCGGTCACTAGTGCAAAAGTACGCGCGCGTGATTGAGAATCGTCGAACAAACAGCACTTCTGTGGAAGCAAAAAACATTGCATGGAGAAACCTGTGCGCCGACTACAACTCCCAACCGCACATCAGGCCACGAGAAGAGAAGCAGCTCCGCAAACTCTGGGACAACCTTAAGAATCGGTGGAAAAAAAAGGACTCTCAAGAAAAGAGGGACATCCATGCGACAG GTGGGGGACCCCGTACATGCAGCCCCATGAGCCCATCGCTCGCACTTGTGGGAGCAGTCGCATCACATATGACGACACGACTTCCCAACCCTTTCGACAGTGACGGAGAACACAGAAACCAGCCTGTGTTAACACTGCCACCTGTTGCCATATTTGAGTCTATGGTAAACCAGCGCCAGGACAACAGCGCAGCATCACTTG GCACACCACCATGCGACAGGCCCTTGTCATCGGTTCCTTCATTAGCGTCTTCTGCGAGGCCTGCCTCGCCTACAGTCTCTGTGGAACCAGCAGCTTCTGGTGGTGTTACTGCAGAACCATATGAACTGGAGGAAGAACCAATGGTGCCTCCAGCTGCGTCTGTGACTAAACGAGCAAGCCGGTCTGGCTCCCGCATGTCTGCGGTTGAGCGTATGCTGGCTCCAGAGTCGGAGGCCCGGATCGTTTTACTCCAAAACGACGAagacagaaagcaagaaaagcaCAAATTGGAAATGCGACTGCTTCGTGGTCAGAGAATGGAGCAGATCCGACAACGCCGatatcaagagaaaaaaaaacaagcttga